One region of Anaeromyxobacter paludicola genomic DNA includes:
- a CDS encoding DUF5131 family protein → MSDHSTIEWTDATWNPMRGCTKISPGCAHCYAETFAERFRGVPGHPFEQGFELRLVPEALDLPLRWKKSRLIFVNSMSDLFHEKVPDSYIEQVFAVMRQAAQHRFQVLTKRAERLESFTQRHAPSPNVWLGVSVENADYTWRIDHLRRAQARVRFLSIEPLLGPIPDLDVRGIDWVIVGGESGGKCRPMNAAWVREIRDRCRSRRVPFFFKQWGGFQKKKNGRELDGRTWNEMPRAAAG, encoded by the coding sequence ATGAGCGACCACAGCACCATCGAGTGGACGGACGCGACGTGGAACCCCATGCGCGGCTGTACCAAGATCTCGCCGGGCTGCGCCCACTGCTATGCCGAGACGTTCGCCGAGCGGTTCCGTGGCGTGCCGGGTCACCCGTTCGAACAGGGCTTCGAACTCCGCCTCGTGCCGGAGGCTCTCGATCTTCCGCTCCGCTGGAAGAAGAGCCGCCTCATTTTCGTCAACTCCATGAGCGACCTCTTCCACGAGAAGGTGCCCGACTCGTACATCGAACAGGTGTTCGCGGTGATGCGGCAGGCCGCGCAGCATCGGTTCCAGGTCCTGACGAAACGCGCGGAGCGACTCGAATCGTTCACGCAGCGCCACGCCCCGTCACCGAACGTCTGGCTTGGCGTGAGCGTCGAGAACGCAGACTACACTTGGCGGATAGACCACCTTCGTCGCGCGCAGGCTCGCGTCCGCTTCCTGTCCATCGAGCCGCTGCTCGGGCCGATCCCCGATCTGGACGTCCGGGGGATCGACTGGGTGATCGTAGGCGGAGAGAGCGGCGGCAAGTGCCGCCCCATGAACGCGGCGTGGGTGCGGGAGATACGTGATCGCTGTCGGTCCCGTCGGGTCCCGTTCTTCTTCAAGCAGTGGGGCGGGTTCCAGAAGAAAAAGAACGGTCGCGAGCTCGACGGGCGCACGTGGAACGAGATGCCCCGCGCCGCGGCTGGGTAG
- a CDS encoding L,D-transpeptidase family protein: protein MNHHSRPPGRLLFVPVALAVLIAGGWLFYKHGRSVWVARLRPFTGTHSVEGVVRALDETAGVRVREALSRAGVPPRPERLWLLAVKDERRLELWAEKSSGERVRVTTWHVLAESGGEGPKLREGDRQVPEGIYQIEGLNPNSAYHLSLKVGYPNASDKSWAARDGRTRLGGDIFIHGKDVSIGCLAIGDPAIEELFWLAGTVGRDAFQVVIVPTDLRVKPAPRVAVAWAPELYGRLKAELTQFPMP, encoded by the coding sequence TTGAACCATCACTCGCGACCGCCCGGGCGGCTACTATTCGTCCCGGTCGCTCTGGCCGTCCTGATTGCCGGCGGGTGGCTCTTCTACAAGCACGGCCGGAGCGTGTGGGTTGCAAGGCTGCGGCCGTTCACCGGAACCCACTCCGTCGAGGGCGTGGTCCGCGCGCTCGACGAAACAGCGGGCGTCCGCGTGCGGGAGGCACTCTCGCGGGCGGGCGTCCCGCCCCGCCCCGAACGGTTATGGCTGCTCGCGGTGAAGGACGAACGGCGCCTGGAGTTATGGGCCGAGAAGTCGTCGGGCGAGCGTGTGCGCGTGACCACCTGGCACGTGCTCGCAGAGAGCGGCGGCGAGGGTCCGAAGTTGCGTGAGGGCGACCGCCAAGTACCCGAGGGCATCTACCAGATCGAAGGACTCAACCCGAACAGCGCGTACCACCTCTCACTCAAGGTGGGCTACCCGAACGCCAGCGACAAATCCTGGGCCGCGCGTGACGGTAGGACTCGCCTGGGCGGCGACATCTTCATTCACGGCAAGGACGTGAGCATCGGCTGCCTGGCCATCGGGGACCCCGCCATCGAAGAGCTGTTCTGGCTCGCTGGAACCGTGGGCCGCGACGCGTTCCAGGTGGTGATCGTGCCCACGGATCTTCGGGTCAAGCCGGCACCGAGGGTGGCCGTTGCGTGGGCGCCCGAGTTGTACGGCAGGCTCAAGGCCGAGCTCACTCAGTTCCCGATGCCTTGA
- a CDS encoding three-Cys-motif partner protein TcmP, whose translation MTQDLPEVGPWAREKLNGLRAYLSAYMTILSKHAPLKTVYVDAFAAAGRAVVRKKEHDDPTIHLDLGDEARDEDSREVIDGSPRVALEIDPPFEHYVFIETDERRLAELKELEAQYGATRKIAVRSGDCNTYLTTKLLTVLGSDSRWRGVVFLDPFGMQVPWTTIKRLADTKQVEVFINFPVGMAIQRLLPRSAQFTKNARAKLDLYFGDPSWYDEVYVSEPGLFEPGVRKRTDAGDRLLNWYRGRLKTAFGHVSTARLITNSKGGHLYYLVFAGPNPTGAKIASYVLGPARPRASSETGHDRR comes from the coding sequence ATGACTCAGGACCTGCCCGAGGTTGGGCCGTGGGCGCGTGAGAAGCTGAACGGGCTCCGGGCGTACCTGTCCGCGTACATGACTATCCTGAGCAAGCACGCCCCGCTCAAGACCGTGTACGTCGATGCCTTTGCCGCAGCCGGTCGTGCGGTCGTCCGGAAGAAGGAGCACGACGACCCCACGATTCATCTCGACCTCGGTGACGAGGCGCGCGACGAGGACTCGCGCGAGGTCATCGACGGCTCGCCGCGCGTCGCGCTCGAGATCGACCCGCCGTTCGAGCACTACGTGTTCATCGAGACCGACGAACGCCGTCTCGCGGAGCTCAAGGAGCTAGAGGCGCAGTACGGGGCCACGCGGAAGATCGCCGTTCGCTCAGGGGACTGCAATACGTATCTCACGACGAAGCTTCTGACGGTCCTCGGGTCGGATTCGCGGTGGCGCGGGGTCGTGTTCCTCGACCCGTTCGGCATGCAGGTGCCGTGGACTACCATCAAGCGACTGGCCGACACGAAGCAGGTGGAGGTATTCATCAACTTCCCAGTCGGGATGGCGATCCAGCGGCTGCTGCCGCGGAGCGCGCAGTTCACCAAGAATGCCCGAGCGAAGCTCGATCTCTACTTCGGGGATCCGAGCTGGTACGACGAGGTCTACGTGTCGGAACCTGGGCTGTTCGAGCCTGGGGTCCGGAAACGAACCGACGCCGGGGACCGGCTGCTGAACTGGTATCGCGGGCGGCTCAAGACAGCTTTCGGGCACGTCTCAACGGCGCGCCTCATCACGAACTCGAAGGGCGGGCACCTCTATTATCTCGTGTTCGCGGGCCCGAACCCGACCGGAGCGAAGATCGCGAGCTACGTCCTCGGGCCGGCGCGGCCCAGGGCGAGTAGTGAAACGGGGCACGATCGGCGCTGA
- a CDS encoding sensor histidine kinase, which translates to MTVPRPRAGLVILAVTLFAAVAVGATGGVLISRARRAALDASADRSALLLGQRARLLSDELFRLGGEMTRLSQLAEVDLADGNMEPEKRVLRIARRDSLLFAVSITIVDARGVPVWSEPQGASARAVGQPEVEVAQGRRRPVLVAIPGEVDLVAPVAGSGAIVGTVSAERGHDLFGEGLRRAVQGGGEVALLQRTENPPGAGAVPGPAELPLFSRGEAVAGLRLGSDGQGWRSDPGGRRFLVTEAGVDGTPFTLRLVQSAGVLEAEARRPVRTLETIVGGALVLALAGGALLAYAVRRLERAELEVQRSRELSAMGKTAAAIAHEVKNSLNGLSVALDLLASGRAPAPAARTVHAQARSEIDRLRSVAEDLTLFAAPPRLEPAPVDVDALCRLAAANVAELARECQVEVALRLEAAVEVPGDGHKLMAVLSNLLRNGIEAMGPGAWGEPLGTRPAPRQRTLTLATARAGDEVRIVVDDTGAGIPAEVRGRVFEPFVTTKRTGTGLGLAISRRVVEAHGGTIEAQDRAGGGTRIAVRLPGAAPLRAASARPAGGDGSASEAP; encoded by the coding sequence ATGACCGTCCCCCGCCCGCGCGCCGGCCTCGTCATCCTCGCCGTGACCCTCTTCGCGGCCGTGGCCGTCGGCGCCACCGGCGGGGTGCTCATCTCGCGCGCCCGCCGGGCCGCGCTCGACGCCTCGGCCGACCGCTCCGCGCTCCTCCTCGGCCAGCGGGCCCGCCTCCTCTCCGACGAGCTCTTCCGGCTCGGCGGCGAGATGACCCGGCTCTCCCAGCTCGCCGAGGTGGACCTCGCCGACGGCAACATGGAGCCGGAGAAGCGGGTGCTCCGGATCGCCCGGCGCGACTCGCTCCTCTTCGCGGTCTCGATCACCATCGTGGACGCGCGCGGCGTGCCGGTCTGGTCGGAGCCGCAGGGGGCGAGCGCCCGGGCGGTCGGCCAGCCGGAGGTGGAGGTGGCCCAGGGGCGGCGGCGGCCGGTGCTGGTCGCCATCCCGGGCGAGGTGGACCTCGTCGCGCCGGTGGCCGGGAGCGGGGCCATCGTGGGCACGGTGAGCGCCGAGCGCGGGCACGACCTCTTTGGCGAGGGGCTGCGGCGCGCCGTGCAGGGCGGGGGCGAGGTCGCCCTGCTGCAGCGGACGGAGAACCCGCCCGGCGCGGGCGCGGTCCCCGGCCCCGCCGAGCTCCCGCTCTTCAGCCGCGGCGAGGCGGTCGCGGGGCTGCGGCTCGGGAGCGACGGGCAGGGCTGGCGGTCCGACCCGGGGGGCCGGCGCTTCCTCGTGACCGAGGCCGGCGTGGACGGGACGCCCTTCACGCTGCGGCTCGTGCAGTCGGCGGGGGTGCTGGAGGCCGAGGCGCGCCGGCCGGTGCGGACGCTCGAGACCATCGTCGGCGGCGCGCTCGTGCTCGCGCTCGCCGGCGGCGCGCTCCTCGCCTACGCGGTGCGCCGCCTCGAGCGGGCGGAGCTCGAGGTGCAGCGCTCGCGCGAGCTCTCGGCCATGGGCAAGACCGCGGCCGCCATCGCCCACGAGGTGAAGAACTCGCTCAACGGGCTCTCGGTGGCGCTCGACCTGCTCGCCTCCGGCCGCGCCCCGGCTCCGGCGGCGCGGACGGTCCACGCCCAGGCCCGCAGCGAGATCGACCGGCTGCGCTCGGTGGCCGAGGATCTGACCCTCTTCGCCGCGCCGCCCAGGCTCGAGCCCGCGCCGGTGGACGTGGACGCGCTCTGCCGGCTCGCGGCGGCGAACGTCGCCGAGCTCGCCCGCGAGTGCCAGGTGGAGGTGGCGCTCCGGCTCGAGGCCGCCGTCGAGGTGCCGGGCGACGGCCACAAGCTCATGGCGGTGCTCTCCAACCTGCTCCGGAACGGGATCGAGGCCATGGGCCCGGGCGCCTGGGGCGAGCCGCTCGGCACCCGCCCGGCGCCGCGGCAGCGGACCCTCACGCTCGCCACCGCCCGCGCCGGGGACGAGGTGCGGATCGTCGTGGACGACACCGGCGCCGGGATCCCGGCGGAGGTCCGGGGGCGGGTCTTCGAGCCGTTCGTCACCACCAAGCGGACCGGCACCGGGCTCGGGCTCGCCATCTCGCGCCGCGTGGTCGAGGCGCACGGCGGCACGATCGAGGCGCAGGATCGCGCTGGCGGCGGCACGCGCATCGCGGTACGGCTCCCCGGGGCCGCGCCGCTGCGGGCCGCCTCGGCGCGGCCCGCCGGCGGCGACGGCTCCGCCTCGGAGGCTCCATGA